Proteins from a single region of Elusimicrobiota bacterium:
- a CDS encoding MltA domain-containing protein: MRNLIFSLLLFFTAAPRAAGQEWYRAGNDTAETAPAPPAPAGTLDGCPKFTNLSDVQGYPDLDTHLKEVTEVSSSTLPLPADDLDRAGLLEALNTDLDYWNSKPGDFKIQIGKDSYSAVQMRLTIKKLADIFSSGVSGEELRKAIKDQFRIYRAAADDGSNKIIITGYYEAEIAVSRTRSDKEKYAVYLKPADLIKTTPDMGVDFDYGRLDENGKVVKHYSRQEIHEGRLDGKNLEIVWSAHPSQIMLAQIQGSAVLRFSDGDFLRAGFDGANGWPYRSVQKILIDCGETPSMSFKAFINYLSSQPVDREERLVDLDPRFIFFRVKPKDSLPYGAIGRALTAGRSVAIDPQYIPLGLFGLLSSKKPVAAPDGGVSSFKDFTRFIATHDTGSAIRGPGRLDLFWGTGGTAETEASSMKAPGELYLFILR, encoded by the coding sequence ATGCGGAACCTTATCTTTTCGCTTTTGCTTTTTTTCACCGCGGCCCCGCGCGCTGCCGGGCAGGAATGGTACCGCGCCGGGAACGATACGGCGGAAACGGCCCCTGCCCCCCCGGCGCCGGCCGGCACACTTGACGGCTGTCCTAAATTCACAAACCTGAGCGACGTTCAGGGCTACCCGGACCTGGACACGCATCTGAAAGAGGTGACCGAGGTTTCTTCCTCCACCCTGCCCCTTCCTGCCGACGATCTGGACCGCGCCGGCCTGCTTGAAGCCCTGAACACAGACCTGGATTACTGGAATTCAAAACCCGGAGATTTTAAAATTCAGATCGGCAAAGACTCCTACAGCGCCGTCCAAATGCGCCTTACCATAAAGAAATTGGCGGATATTTTTTCCTCCGGCGTTTCGGGGGAGGAGCTGCGCAAAGCCATTAAAGATCAATTCAGGATCTACCGCGCGGCAGCCGACGACGGTTCAAACAAGATAATAATAACCGGCTACTACGAGGCGGAAATAGCCGTCTCGCGGACGCGCTCAGACAAGGAGAAATACGCCGTTTACCTGAAACCGGCCGACCTGATAAAGACCACCCCGGACATGGGAGTGGATTTTGACTATGGCCGCCTGGACGAAAACGGCAAAGTGGTAAAGCATTATTCAAGGCAGGAAATACATGAGGGAAGGCTTGACGGAAAAAACCTTGAAATAGTATGGTCCGCTCACCCCTCGCAGATAATGCTGGCCCAGATACAGGGCTCGGCGGTGCTTCGTTTCAGCGATGGGGATTTTTTGCGGGCGGGCTTTGACGGGGCCAACGGCTGGCCGTACAGAAGCGTGCAGAAAATATTGATAGATTGCGGAGAAACCCCTTCAATGTCTTTTAAAGCCTTTATAAACTACCTTTCAAGCCAGCCGGTTGACAGGGAAGAGCGGCTGGTCGATCTGGACCCGCGCTTTATATTCTTCAGGGTAAAACCGAAAGACAGCCTTCCTTACGGCGCCATCGGCAGAGCGCTTACCGCAGGCCGCTCGGTGGCCATAGACCCGCAATATATACCGCTGGGGCTTTTCGGCCTGCTCAGTTCAAAGAAACCGGTGGCCGCGCCGGACGGCGGAGTTTCCAGTTTCAAGGATTTTACCCGCTTCATAGCCACACACGACACCGGTTCGGCCATACGCGGCCCCGGACGTTTGGACTTGTTCTGGGGTACCGGCGGCACGGCCGAGACGGAGGCGTCTTCCATGAAGGCCCCCGGAGAACTTTACTTGTTTATCCTTCGCTGA
- a CDS encoding ATP-dependent 6-phosphofructokinase: MKIGVLTGGGDCPGLNAVVRGITKSALKKGWEVIGFKDGFRGLVENRHVKLEDRDVSGIIIQGGTILGTSNTANPFAYTIEPLGSPDTPKDLSNLAVSNLKKLRVDALVAIGGDGTLTIAKKLHDMGVAMVGVPKTIDNDLSATDVTFGFDSALKVATEAVDKLHTTAESHHRVMILETMGRYAGWIALRAGIAGGGDIILIPEIPYRAEDIVAAVQERRARGKNFSIIVVAEGAKPEKGGMTVTKVVNGSPDPLRLGGVSYKIAGLLEKETKFECRVVVLGHLQRGGEPTPFDRWLSTGFGAHAVELIEKKRFGRMVSFKNFSCTSVKLEDAVGALRRVEPDSQEVLAAINVGTSFGNSKLRTVKKDK, translated from the coding sequence ATGAAAATAGGCGTCCTTACCGGAGGAGGCGACTGCCCGGGCTTAAACGCGGTGGTCAGGGGCATTACCAAATCCGCCCTTAAAAAAGGCTGGGAAGTAATAGGCTTTAAAGACGGTTTCAGGGGGCTGGTCGAGAACAGGCATGTAAAGCTTGAAGACAGGGATGTATCAGGCATAATTATACAGGGCGGCACCATATTGGGCACTTCAAACACGGCAAACCCTTTTGCCTACACTATAGAACCGCTGGGCAGCCCGGATACGCCAAAAGACCTTTCTAACCTGGCGGTCTCGAACCTTAAAAAACTCAGAGTTGACGCTTTGGTCGCCATAGGCGGAGACGGCACGCTGACCATAGCCAAAAAACTGCATGATATGGGCGTCGCCATGGTCGGTGTGCCCAAGACCATAGATAACGACTTATCGGCGACAGATGTTACTTTCGGGTTTGACTCGGCTCTTAAGGTGGCGACCGAGGCTGTGGACAAACTGCATACCACGGCTGAGTCCCATCACAGGGTGATGATCCTTGAAACCATGGGCCGCTACGCGGGCTGGATAGCGCTCAGGGCGGGCATAGCGGGCGGCGGCGACATAATCCTTATACCGGAAATACCGTACAGGGCCGAAGATATAGTAGCGGCGGTGCAGGAGAGGCGGGCCAGAGGTAAAAATTTCAGTATCATAGTGGTCGCCGAAGGGGCCAAACCGGAAAAAGGCGGAATGACCGTGACCAAAGTTGTGAACGGCTCTCCCGACCCGCTAAGGCTTGGCGGAGTGTCCTACAAAATAGCCGGACTGCTTGAAAAGGAAACCAAATTCGAGTGCCGCGTAGTGGTGCTTGGGCATCTTCAGCGCGGGGGGGAGCCTACTCCCTTTGACAGGTGGCTTTCCACCGGTTTCGGGGCGCATGCCGTTGAGCTGATTGAAAAAAAGCGGTTCGGGCGCATGGTGTCGTTTAAGAATTTCTCCTGCACAAGCGTTAAACTTGAGGATGCCGTGGGGGCGCTCAGGCGTGTAGAGCCTGATTCCCAGGAGGTGCTTGCGGCAATAAACGTCGGCACATCTTTTGGCAATTCCAAGTTGCGAACCGTTAAAAAGGACAAATGA
- a CDS encoding WYL domain-containing protein: MAKKRVEGDKKYFRILNIISRLNTGPVKISELALEFDISIRSVQRDLERINMTGFALDSFQKGVYQFAPGISLRDLKLSNEQLSVLVLMHDMAAQMGGTLKTAFDKLFSRLTSSSGFDSPFHAILQRARQTLDPKIQKDLEFAIENGKKIKITYESLGKKSERELCPLKLIFSDGFFYLLAAKTESKKEAAFVKYRADKIKKLDVLGAEFLPPPKKVMERLLDGATSIWGVTASRGPLVRLRLEGPAADFFKSKEVFPRQKIIKETSKCLILESPAAHPMEIIPHVLQWLPDITVLEPDSIKTEIKNRIAAYLRKPH, encoded by the coding sequence ATGGCTAAAAAAAGGGTCGAAGGCGACAAGAAATATTTCAGGATACTCAACATAATCAGCAGGCTCAACACCGGGCCGGTGAAGATCAGCGAGCTGGCCCTGGAATTCGATATTTCGATCCGTTCCGTGCAGCGCGACCTGGAAAGGATAAATATGACCGGGTTTGCCCTGGACAGTTTTCAGAAGGGCGTTTACCAGTTCGCGCCGGGGATATCGCTTCGGGACCTGAAACTTTCAAATGAACAACTTTCAGTGCTGGTGCTGATGCACGACATGGCCGCGCAGATGGGCGGCACGCTAAAAACCGCCTTTGACAAGCTTTTCTCAAGGCTCACAAGCTCCAGCGGGTTTGACTCTCCCTTTCACGCGATCCTCCAGCGCGCCAGACAGACCCTGGACCCCAAGATCCAGAAAGACCTGGAATTCGCCATTGAAAACGGGAAAAAAATAAAAATCACCTATGAATCTCTGGGCAAAAAAAGCGAACGGGAGCTTTGCCCGCTGAAACTTATTTTCAGCGACGGTTTTTTTTACCTGCTGGCCGCAAAAACGGAGTCAAAAAAAGAAGCCGCCTTTGTGAAATACCGCGCCGATAAAATAAAAAAACTGGATGTACTGGGCGCCGAATTCCTCCCTCCGCCAAAAAAGGTCATGGAGCGTCTGCTTGACGGAGCCACCTCCATATGGGGAGTGACCGCTTCGCGCGGCCCGCTGGTGCGGCTTCGCCTTGAGGGCCCCGCGGCTGATTTCTTCAAGAGCAAAGAGGTGTTTCCGCGCCAAAAGATAATAAAGGAAACCTCCAAATGCCTCATACTGGAAAGTCCGGCGGCGCATCCCATGGAGATCATCCCGCATGTGCTGCAATGGCTGCCGGATATTACCGTGCTTGAGCCGGACTCGATAAAAACCGAGATAAAAAACCGCATTGCGGCTTATCTGCGGAAACCACATTAG
- the rlmB gene encoding 23S rRNA (guanosine(2251)-2'-O)-methyltransferase RlmB — protein MTNELLFGLNTALEIVRAGRRKIYRLVISRGEQDKKVHELVTLARARGAAVEFSDPATLEKLAKGGNHQGVILETEPVKKLDITEALALETDFKKTVWAALDGITDPMNLGAIIRSAACFGVSAIIIPERRSVGVTPTVQKAASGALEKVNIVECVNLNQTILALKKKGFWVYGADMEGRRLDKTDFALPALIIIGSEGSGLHLKTREHCDEVVSIKQKGGVESLNASAAAAVIFYEISKRLQ, from the coding sequence ATGACTAACGAGCTTTTATTCGGGCTCAATACCGCGCTTGAAATAGTCAGGGCGGGGAGAAGAAAAATTTACAGGCTGGTGATCTCACGCGGCGAGCAGGATAAAAAAGTGCACGAACTGGTGACCCTCGCCAGGGCCCGCGGCGCGGCGGTGGAGTTTTCCGACCCCGCCACGCTTGAAAAGCTCGCCAAAGGCGGGAACCATCAGGGGGTGATACTTGAAACCGAGCCGGTGAAAAAACTGGATATTACCGAGGCCTTGGCGCTTGAAACCGATTTTAAAAAAACCGTCTGGGCCGCGCTTGACGGCATAACCGATCCGATGAACCTCGGAGCCATAATCAGGAGCGCGGCCTGTTTCGGGGTGTCGGCGATAATCATTCCGGAGCGGCGCAGCGTGGGGGTGACTCCCACCGTGCAAAAGGCGGCCTCGGGCGCGCTTGAAAAGGTGAATATCGTTGAATGTGTTAATCTGAACCAGACCATATTGGCGCTGAAGAAAAAAGGTTTTTGGGTTTATGGGGCAGATATGGAAGGCCGGCGCCTTGATAAAACGGATTTTGCCCTGCCGGCTTTGATCATAATAGGCTCGGAAGGCTCCGGTCTGCATCTGAAAACCCGCGAGCATTGCGACGAGGTGGTTTCCATAAAGCAAAAAGGCGGAGTGGAAAGCCTGAACGCCTCCGCGGCCGCCGCGGTTATTTTCTACGAAATATCCAAGAGATTGCAGTGA